A genomic region of Hirundo rustica isolate bHirRus1 chromosome 12, bHirRus1.pri.v3, whole genome shotgun sequence contains the following coding sequences:
- the LRRN1 gene encoding leucine-rich repeat neuronal protein 1 has protein sequence MAKLRVVLTVCQLVLELLMNSLTESSVQSNECPQLCVCEIRPWFTPQSTYREATTVDCNDLRLTKIPSNLSSDTQVLLLQSNNIAKTTDELQQLFNLTELDFSQNNFTSIRDVGLSNLTQLTTLHLEENQITEMTDYCLQDLCNLQELYINHNQISSISANAFSGLKNLLRLHLNSNKLKVIDSRWFDSTPNLEILMIGENPVIGILDMNFKPLSNLRSLVLAGMYLTDIPGNALVGLDSLESLSFYDNKLAKVPQLALEKVPNLKFLDLNKNPIHKIQEGDFKNMLRLKELGINNMGELVSVDRYALDNLPELTKLEATNNPKLSYIHRLAFRNVPALESLMLNNNALNAVYQKTVESLPNLREISIHSNPLRCDCVIHWINSNKTNIRFMEPLSMFCAMPPEYRGQQVKEVLIQDSNEQCLPMISHETFPNHLNLDIGMTVFLDCRAMAEPEPEIYWVTPLGNKVTVESLSDKYKLSSEGTLEISNIQVEDSGRYTCVAQNIEGADTRVATIRVNGTLLDGTQVLKIYVKQAESHSILVSWKVNSNVMTSNLKWSSATMKIDNPHITYTARVPVDVHEYNLTHLQPSTDYEVCLTVSNIHQQTQRSCVNVTTKNAAFALDISDQETSTALAAVMGSMFAVISLASVSIYVAKRFKRKNYHHSLKKYMQKTSSIPLNELYPPLINLWEGDSEKDKDGSAETKPTQVDTSRSYYMW, from the coding sequence ATGGCAAAGCTTAGAGTTGTTTTAACTGTGTGCCAGTTGGTGCTAGAATTGTTAATGAATTCATTAACTGAGTCTTCCGTACAGAGCAACGAATGTCCACAGCTTTGCGTCTGTGAAATCAGGCCCTGGTTTACACCACAGTCAACGTACAGGGAAGCCACCACTGTTGACTGCAACGACCTCCGGTTAACAAAAATCCCCAGCAACCTCTCCAGCGACACTCAAGTCCTTCTGCTACAAAGCAACAACATTGCAAAGACCACAGACGAACTCCAGCAGCTCTTTAACCTAACAGAGCTGGATTTTTCACAAAATAACTTCACAAGTATCAGAGACGTGGGGCTCTCCAATCTCACCCAGCTTACGACTTTGCACCTGGAGGAGAACCAGATCACGGAGATGACTGACTACTGCCTGCAAGACCTCTGCAATCTGCAGGAGCTCTACATAAATCACAACCAGATCAGCAGCATTTCCGCAAACGCGTTCTCTGGCCTGAAAAATCTTCTGAGATTGCACCTCAACTCCAACAAATTAAAGGTTATTGACAGCCGTTGGTTTGATTCTACTCCCAACTTAGAGATTCTCATGATTGGAGAGAACCCAGTGATTGGAATACTTGATATGAATTTCAAACCACTCTCAAACCTAAGGAGTCTAGTTTTGGCAGGTATGTACCTCACAGACATTCCCGGCAATGCCTTGGTAGGCTTGGATAGTCTTGAAAGCCTTTCTTTCTATGACAACAAATTGGCAAAAGTTCCTCAGCTAGCACTTGAGAAAGTTCCCAATTTAAAATTCCTGGATCTCAACAAAAACCCAATTCATAAAATTCAAGAAGGggattttaaaaacatgctcAGATTGAAAGAGCTTGGGATCAACAACATGGGGGAGCTGGTGTCTGTCGATAGGTACGCGCTGGACAACCTGCCTGAGCTCACAAAGCTGGAGGCCACCAACAACCCAAAGCTGTCTTACATCCATCGCCTGGCATTCCGCAACGTCCCCGCCCTGGAGAGCCTGATGCTCAACAACAACGCCTTGAATGCCGTCTACCAAAAGACGGTGGAGTCCCTCCCGAACCTGCGTGAGATCAGCATCCACAGCAACCCGCTCAGGTGCGACTGCGTCATCCACTGGATCAACTCCAACAAAACCAACATCCGCTTCATGGAGCCTCTCTCCATGTTCTGCGCCATGCCTCCAGAGTACCGCGGACAGCAGGTGAAGGAAGTGCTGATACAGGATTCAAACGAGCAATGTCTTCCAATGATCTCTCACGAGACCTTTCCCAACCACCTGAACCTGGACATCGGCATGACGGTGTTTTTAGATTGCCGGGCCATGGCAGAACCGGAGCCAGAAATCTACTGGGTCACTCCTCTGGGCAATAAAGTCACCGTGGAAAGCCTCTCTGACAAATACAAGCTGAGCAGCGAGGGCACCTTGGAAATCTCCAACATCCAGGTTGAGGACTCCGGGAGATACACCTGTGTCGCTCAGAACATTGAAGGGGCTGACACGAGGGTGGCCACCATCCGGGTGAACGGAACGCTCCTGGATGGCACCCAGGTGCTGAAGATCTACGTTAAACAAGCCGAATCCCATTCCATCCTGGTTTCTTGGAAGGTCAACTCCAACGTCATGACATCCAATTTAAAATGGTCATCGGCCACGATGAAGATTGACAACCCCCACATCACCTACACCGCCAGGGTCCCGGTGGACGTCCACGAATACAACCTCACGCACTTACAACCCTCTACGGATTATGAGGTGTGTCTGACGGTGTCCAACATCCATCAGCAGACGCAGAGATCCTGCGTCAACGTCACGACCAAAAACGCGGCTTTTGCGCTGGACATCTCCGACCAGGAAACCAGCACGGCCCTGGCAGCGGTGATGGGATCCATGTTCGCAGTCATCAGCCTCGCCTCCGTCTCCATTTACGTTGCAAAAAGGTTTAAGAGAAAAAACTACCACCACTCGttgaaaaaatatatgcaaaagaCCTCTTCCATCCCCCTGAACGAGCTCTACCCTCCTCTTATTAATCTCTGGGAAGGTGACAGTGAAAAAGAcaaggatggctctgcagagaccaAGCCGACCCAAGTCGACACATCCAGAAGCTATTACATGTGGTAA